One genomic region from Caldalkalibacillus thermarum encodes:
- a CDS encoding metallophosphoesterase family protein produces the protein MTLKFIHSADLHLGSPFKGLAHLPEEIYLKIKDSIFLAFESLVHVAIKEDVDFILLAGDIFDSSNPSVQAQLRFKRGLEKLAAEEIRVFIVHGNHDPVHGRYQAFTWPDNVHVFSAEEVQRIPYYKGGQLAAAIYGISYGTARVTDNLARRFERQAEESFAIGLLHTNCDGVEEHEPYAPCSKQDLLRAGMDYWALGHVHTRQIIHEDPYIVYPGNLQGRHIREQGERGFYVVEVDEDKRVTLHFCAASPICWEEHELDLSGAGHLEDVEARLAALRERLRNRPGMEMCLCRVNGTGTTPLAEVLSSAAVREELLAEWRQSEPFHERVVWPESFQFRGHPLFDRNEWKRSETIYADLLEIVDQYKENDLRLEALVEEQLKDLFEHHKAKKYLDPLSREEKQALLSEAEQLIFASGRGGRKA, from the coding sequence ATGACACTAAAATTTATTCACTCAGCTGATTTGCATCTGGGCAGTCCTTTCAAAGGGCTGGCTCATCTGCCGGAAGAGATTTATCTTAAGATAAAGGACTCCATTTTTCTTGCTTTTGAAAGTTTGGTCCATGTGGCCATAAAAGAAGATGTGGACTTTATTCTCCTTGCCGGAGATATTTTTGATTCTTCCAATCCCAGTGTACAAGCGCAGCTCCGTTTTAAACGGGGCTTGGAAAAGCTGGCTGCTGAAGAGATACGTGTTTTTATTGTTCACGGTAATCACGACCCTGTTCACGGCCGGTACCAGGCTTTCACCTGGCCTGACAATGTTCACGTTTTTTCAGCAGAAGAAGTGCAACGCATACCCTATTACAAGGGCGGGCAACTGGCGGCTGCAATCTATGGCATCAGTTACGGAACAGCCAGGGTAACGGATAACCTGGCCCGCCGCTTTGAGCGCCAGGCAGAGGAGTCGTTTGCCATCGGACTTTTACATACCAACTGTGATGGCGTAGAGGAGCATGAGCCTTATGCCCCTTGCTCCAAACAGGATTTGCTGCGGGCTGGGATGGATTATTGGGCACTGGGCCATGTCCATACCCGGCAAATCATCCATGAAGATCCTTACATTGTCTACCCGGGGAATCTGCAGGGGCGGCACATCAGAGAACAGGGTGAACGGGGGTTTTATGTGGTGGAAGTGGATGAAGACAAGCGTGTAACGCTTCACTTTTGTGCAGCCAGTCCCATCTGCTGGGAGGAGCATGAGCTGGATCTTTCAGGAGCTGGGCACCTGGAGGATGTGGAGGCACGCCTGGCAGCGCTGCGCGAAAGGTTGCGCAACCGGCCAGGCATGGAGATGTGCCTGTGCCGCGTAAACGGCACAGGGACGACGCCTTTGGCCGAGGTGTTATCTAGCGCGGCAGTGAGGGAGGAATTACTGGCGGAGTGGCGGCAGAGCGAACCTTTCCATGAGCGTGTTGTCTGGCCAGAATCATTTCAATTTAGGGGACACCCCCTTTTTGACAGGAATGAATGGAAGAGAAGTGAGACCATTTATGCCGACCTGTTGGAGATTGTGGATCAATATAAGGAAAATGACTTGCGTTTAGAGGCCCTGGTGGAGGAACAGTTGAAAGACTTGTTTGAACACCATAAGGCCAAAAAGTACTTAGATCCCTTAAGCAGAGAGGAAAAGCAAGCACTGCTCAGTGAGGCCGAACAGCTCATTTTTGCTAGTGGACGGGGAGGAAGAAAAGCATGA